The Pelodiscus sinensis isolate JC-2024 unplaced genomic scaffold, ASM4963464v1 ctg105, whole genome shotgun sequence DNA window TTCCTCCCGatccggagcagccccccccccccccccggatcctgcatttcaacccccccccccacacacacaccccttccagcGAACCACGTGTCCCTTTCGCTCgctgcagctctgggcaggcagctcccccccccccgggggggaaACAGCCCGCCCTCTGCCACTGCCCCGCGGGCCGGCCTTGGTCACCTTAGTTAGCCTGCCTCGCTCTCCTCCCACGCCTGGGTGCCTGGACACAACTTGCCCGTTTTCTGGCCTAGGGAGACAGTCCCTCAAGATGCCAGCCCGCCCGCCTGGACGTGCCTGGACTGGGATCCCTctagccaggcaagcaggcagagtccagccagggccccggggccggggaATTCACACACACGAGTTCTTGCGTTACTCTCATGTACTGAGCAAGCGACACGACGCCAGCGCGTCAGGGGCCCGGGGAGACGCCCACGGAGCCGTCACCTCCCTTCCGCCCAGCACCCCGGCCCTCTGGCCCCCCCAGGCTACGGGGGATTCACCCCAGCACACATCCCCCCCACGCTGACCCTGactggcagagcgcccacagccggcagcaggcgTTTGTACcggtggtgcacagccacacgCGCCTCGGTggacagaacaaaatttattccacacaaaaaaatctggagagggaacattgcctgagATCAGAAGAAATGTCTGTCGGGCCCCACTTCGTGGCAGGCTGGCATCCCCTGGCACCCAGCAGGGGCTGGTCCGGACTTCCCCTTCACTTCCCGCTGGCTGCTGGAGGCACCTGGCACGGTGAAGGGGATCCCGGGGGGTGGCAGGAATGCAGCGGTTCAGGGAGCACCGTGGGGCACCAGGATTCCCCAGGCGCTGGGCACATGGGTGCCGCCAGGTGCCAGCCCCCCCATGCGGTCTCCAGGGGCCCGGCTGCAGGGAGGTTCACTCCCCCGTGTGCACCCGCCGGTGGCGGAGGAGGTGGGCGCTGCGGGTGAAGCCCCTCCCACAgtcggggcaggggaagggcttgcGGCCGGCGTGGGCCGCCCGGTGCCGGGCCAGGTTGGCCGGCTGGCTGAAGCGCTCCCCACactcggggcaggggaagggcttgcGGCCGGCGTGGGCTGCCCGGTGCCGGGCCAGGTTGGCCGGCTGGCTGAAGCGCTCCCCGCactcggggcaggggaagggcttgcGGCCGGCGTGGGCTGCCCGGTGCTGGGCCAGGTTGGCCGGCTGGCTGAAGCGCTCCCCACactcggggcaggggaagggcttgcGGCCGGCGTGGGCTGCCCGGTGCCGGGCCAGGTTGGCCGGCTGGCTGAAGCGCTCCCCGCactcggggcaggggaagggcttgcGGCCGGCGTGGGCTGCCCGGTGCCGGGCCAGGTTGGCCGGCTGGCTGAAGCGCTCCCCGCactcggggcaggggaagggcttgcGGCCGGCGTGGGCTGCCCGGTGCCGGGCCAGGTTGGCCGGCTGGCTGAAGCGCTCCCCACactcggggcaggggaagggcttgcGGCCGGCGTGGGCTGCCCGGTGCCGGGCCAGGTTGGCCGGCTGGCTGAAGCGCTCCCCGCactcggggcaggggaagggcttgcGGCCGGCGTGGGCTGCCCGGTGCCGGGCCAGGTTGGCCGGCTGGCTGAAGCGCTCCCCGCactcggggcaggggaagggcttgcGGCCGGCGTGGGCTGCCCGGTGCCGGGCCAGGTTGGCCGGCTGGCTGAAGCGCTCCCCGCactcggggcaggggaagggcttgcGGCCGGCGTGGGCTGCCCGGTGCCGGGCCAGGTTGGCCGGCTGGCTGAAGCGCTCCCCGCactcggggcaggggaagggcttgcGGCCGGCGTGGGCTGCCCGGTGCCGGGCCAGGTTGGCCGGCTGGCTGAAGCGCTCCCCGCactcggggcaggggaagggcttgcGGCCGGCGTGGGCTGCCCGGTGCCGGGCCAGGTTGGCCGGCTGGCTGAAGCGCTCCCCGCactcggggcaggggaagggcttgcGGCCGGCGTGGGCTGCCCGGTGCCGGGCCAGGTTGGCCGGCTGGCTGAAGCGCTCCCCGCactcggggcaggggaagggcttgcGGCCGGCGTGGGCTGCCCGGTGCCGGGCCAGGTTGGCCGGCTGGCTGAAGCGCTCCCCGCactcggggcaggggaagggcttgcGGCCGGCGTGGGCCGCCCGGTGCTGGGCCAGGTTGGCCGGCTGGCTGAAGCGCTCCCCgcactcagggcaggggaagggccgcTCCCCGGTGTGGACGCGCCGGTGCACGGCCAGGTGGGCGCTGGCCTGGAAGCCCATTCCGCAGGCCGGGCAGCGGAAGGGCCTCTCCTCCGTGTGCCGGGCCTGGTGGTGGATGAGGTTGGAGCTGTGGGCGAAGGCCTTGCCGCACTGGCCGCAGGCGTaggggcgctcgccggtgtgCACCCGCCGGTGCTGGctcaggtcccagcccaggccgAAGGCTTTCCCGCGCTCGGGGCAGCGGTGGGGCCTGTCCCCCCTGTGCACGGCCTGGTGGCGCAGGAGGTGGGTGCTCCGCCGGAAGCCCTGCCCGCACGCCTGGCACCGGAACGGCCTGGCCGCGGCGCACTCGCCCCCGGGGGATCCTCCTGGGTCCGTTTCCTCTGGCGCCGCCTTCGGGGGGGCTCCTCCGCGCCCCCGCTCGCCGGCCCGGCACCTGCGGGATTCCACACGGTAAAGCTGCCGGCTGCGGCCGGCCTGGCGGGGGCCTCTCTGTGCTTcctgttctatccccagaggccaaggggaacaattccccctgctccttgtgacacccttttagattcctgaaaactgctctcccgtcccctctcagtctgctcctttccaaactgaacaagcccagttccttcagcctccctcctagctcctgttctctagacctgttgtcattcctgctgctcttctctggcccgtctccaatttctccacatctgtcctgccatgcggggcccagaactggacccgaccctccagctgaggcctgagcagcgcggagcagagcgggagaacgacCCCTCGTGTCCTGCCCCCCACACGCCTGTTCATGCCGCCCAGAGTCATGTTGGCTTTTTGTGCAGCAGCGTCGCCCTTGGGGGTCCTATGTAGCTTGTGGTCGGCTCTGACCCCCAGGCCCCTTTCcgctgaccctgccccccccttgtGTGCGCGACACGGATCGgtcccccccaagtgccgcacTTTGCCTTGGGCCGTATTAAACTCCATCCCACCGACCTCCGCCCCTTTCTCCCGTGTGCCCACCCCGGTCTGGAGAACGACCCACCCCCAAAGCGCCTGCAGCCCCAGTGAAGTCGCAGCAGCCGCCTTGGAAAGCAGCCAGGCAAAGCCAGTTCCTCACCTGCGCAGGCCTCCCCCGGCTGCCCTctcccctcggcgctgcggggatcCGAGGCCCCCGGCTGCTCCCGTCCCTCCATGCGGGAATCCTGCCGGCGCGAAGGGAACGGGCAGATCACCGGTTAACGGCACAGCGGGTCCAAAGAACAGGCCCCCCTTAACGCCGCCGCTCCCCCGCcctgtggggagggctggggctggcttggGGCAGCCTGGCCAGGACCCCAGCCCGGCGCCCGACCCACAGGCCCCGCTGCCCTTCTCTGCAGGGGGTTCGGACACTGGGCAGGATCCCAGCCCCGGCCTCAGGGCCCGTAGCAGTACCGGGCGGAGCAGCTTCCTGTTGCCCTCgctggggcagggctcaggggtaTTAccactggggactcccccgcagAGAATTAATAATTGTGGGGGAGACACCGACACCCCCCCAGAGACTGGGGAGCCCCTGGGGCTGCACAGACCCCTAGCAAGGGGCACCCCCTGTTCAAACAGCTCCTTGACCGGATGGAGCGAGGGTCCTGATCCcccaagggggaaactgaggccaagagagattaagtgacttgcatGGGGAGGCTGTGCTGGAAACCCAAGGGTTCTGCCTTGCCCTCCCCCCGCATTAACCACtagctcccactcccctcccggagctggagagagcccaggcgtcctggctcgcTGTTggcttgctctaaccactagcccccactcccctcccagagctggggagagcccaggcatcctggctcgcTGCTggcttgctctaaccactagcccccactcccctcccagagctggggagagcccaggagtcctggctagCTGCTggcttgctctaaccactagcccccactcccctcctggagctggagagagcccaggagtcctggctagCTGCTggcttgctctaaccactagctcccgctcccgctcccctcccggaaacgtcctggccccagcccctccatgcgggtgccccccccaaggagccctccagccccccccccactcactctGCCGCTTTTCCCGAGGGGTCCCCCGCGCCCCAGCAGCCGTGCGAGGGAGGGGGCGGATCCCGCGCCGCGGGCCCGATCCGGGTCCGTCAGTccggctggggcgggggaggggccgcgtCCAGGCGCGGAGGCGGCGCTGAACCAGGAAGCCCGACCCCCGGGGCGGGGCGAgctgccccccccaactcccccggCTCCCCGGGACAGCCCCTCTCAGCTGCCTGGTTGCCTGCTGCTGAGCAAGGAGCTGGGCTAGGAGCCCCTCGCGCCCCCCCAGCTGTGAAAGGGTGAACGGCCTGGAGGAAGTGGGTGTCTCCGTCCCTCCTCCTGCGGCCCGTGGcccttcccaggctgcccgtGGGCCGACCCGGGGCGGCTGGCGAAGGCAGGCAGGGCGCGGGAACGGGCCTCGCTGTCGGAGACATCCTGGAGACAGGCCTGGAGCCCCCGGGGGGCAGGTCCCTTCCAGGGTCCCCCTCGTGGCTCTGGGCCGGCTGCTCTGCGGAGCCCCTGGAGCCGGGGGGGTGCTCTGAGAACTCGCCCCAGAGAAGTCCTGGCCTTAGCCGGGTGGTGCCACGCCCCGCTGCCCACGGACAGGGGTTGTTTCCATCCGAGGGTGCAGACGCCGAGGCCCACCCAGGCTCAGCACCCCCTAAGCCCAGCAATGTCCATCCAAGCCTGGGCCTAAGGAGTTCCCGTGGCTGGGAGCGAGGCGTCGGGGAGAGTTTGTGAAGCGGATttggggccggggcaggggcagaggcagggccgtcCTTCCCAGAAATGGTGCCTACTCAGCCTGACAACTTGCCCCCACACCTGTAGCAGCCCGGACGCACTggtgaggggccctggcaggtCGGCTGGGGAGGCGtttcctgccccttcttgtgggggaggggatcacGGTTCCCAGACGTGTTGGTTTTCAGGTGGCCCCGTgagcagcctctcccctcctgccacaaAGGCACCCGGCTGCCGGGCCGAGAgccatggggcaggggctggcacatGGGGTGTGTCCCCCTCTagggggcgcaggctggggggatCGGCTCAGTGGGGGGCGAATCCGACAGGGGCCCTCTCCCTGCTCGGGGATACTGGCGATCGGCTGAACGGCCCCGCGTGGCTGCCCTCGCCCCATCCACGCAGCTGCTGCACTGAGCGTGCCAGGCCTCAGCGTCCTGTTGTGGgaggt harbors:
- the LOC142823565 gene encoding uncharacterized protein LOC142823565, whose protein sequence is MGFQASAHLAVHRRVHTGERPFPCPECGERFSQPANLAQHRAAHAGRKPFPCPECGERFSQPANLARHRAAHAGRKPFPCPECGERFSQPANLARHRAAHAGRKPFPCPECGERFSQPANLARHRAAHAGRKPFPCPECGERFSQPANLARHRAAHAGRKPFPCPECGERFSQPANLARHRAAHAGRKPFPCPECGERFSQPANLARHRAAHAGRKPFPCPECGERFSQPANLARHRAAHAGRKPFPCPECGERFSQPANLARHRAAHAGRKPFPCPECGERFSQPANLARHRAAHAGRKPFPCPECGERFSQPANLARHRAAHAGRKPFPCPECGERFSQPANLARHRAAHAGRKPFPCPECGERFSQPANLAQHRAAHAGRKPFPCPECGERFSQPANLARHRAAHAGRKPFPCPECGERFSQPANLARHRAAHAGRKPFPCPDCGRGFTRSAHLLRHRRVHTGE